The window CGGCTGTGCGGCATTGCCAAAAACGCATACAATTCATCGATTGACTCGTCTCCGGCTGCACCGGACAATCCTTCGCCCGCGCTTTGCCTAACGAACAGAGGTTTAATGGAAGCCTATTTACAGCATTTGATCACCCAGTCATTGGCTTTCACCCTGATGGTCGTCATGTTGGTCGCATTTTTGGAATCGCTGGCGTTGGTGGGGCTGTTGCTGCCCGGTACGGTAATGATGGCCAGCATCGGCGCGCTGATCGGCAGCGGCAAGGTGGACTTCTATTACGCCTGGGCGGCCGGCATCCTCGGCTGTTTGTTGGGAGACTGGATCTCCTACTTCATCGGCCGCGCCTTCAAGGGGCCGCTGCATCGCTGGTCATTTCTGAAGAAGAACAAGGCGATGCTCGACAAGACAGAGCACGCGCTGCACCAGCACAGCATGGCCACTATCCTGATTGGCCGTTTTGTCGGCCCGACGCGCCCGCTGGTGCCGATGGTGGCCGGTATGCTCGATCTGCCGCCGTACAAGTTCGCCCTGCCGAACATCATCGGCTGCGTCACCTGGCCGCCGGTGTATTTCTTCCCCGGCATTTTGGCCGGCGTGGCGATCGACATTCCCGCCAGCGCCGACAGCGCCATGTTCAAGTGGTTGCTGTTGGCGGCGGCGGTGCTTATCTGGCTGGCCGCCTGGCTGAGTTGGCGCTGGTGGCGCGAAGATAAGCGCCGCGCCGATCGGCTGAGCCGGTGGCTGTCGCCGGGGCGGCTGCGCATAGCCTGCGTGTTTAGCTGGCTCGCGGCGCTGGCGGTCGGTTATCTGCTGAGCCAGCAGCCGCTGATGCCGGTGTATCGGCATCTGTTGTGGAAGGTGTTGTCCGGGCAATGACAGCGGGGCGTTTGCCCCCGTTCGCTTTACTGGAAGAACGCCTCCAGCTGTTCGAACACCCGCACGTCTTCGCTGTGGCGTTTCACCTGCAGCACGTCCTCCAGTTTTTCCACCTGGCTTATCATCTGCACCAACCGCTGGTCGTCGGCCACCAGCAGCCAGATGCGGCTCTGCTGGCCGTCTTTCAACGGCATGCACAGGATGCCCTCGACGTTGAAAGCGCGGCGGGCAAACAGGCCGCAGACGTGCGACATCACGCCGGGATGGTTTCGTACCGCCAGCTCCAGGATCACCTGTGGTTTATCTTGTTGTTGCAGCATGGCTTATTCTCCAATCATGTCGATGTTGGCGGCGCCCGGCGGCACCATCGGGAACACTTTTTCGTTAATATCGATCAGCGCGTGGATCAGGCAGGGCCCTGGACGCTGAATCGCCTCGGCCAGGGCGGCCTGCGGATCTTCCGCGGCGTTCAGGTCGCAGGTGTCCAGCCCGAAACCGGCGGCGATCTTGAGGAAATCGGTGCGCTTAGGGTAGGCGGCGGCAAAGATGCGTTGCTGGTAGAACAGGGTTTGCTGCTGATGCACCAATCCCAGCGCCTGGTTGTTCATCAGAATGATTTTTACGTCCAGATCCTGCTCGACCGCGGTGGCCATTTCCTGAATGTTCATCATCAGGCTGCCGTCGCCGGAGAAGCACAGCACTTTGCGTTGCGGTTCGGCCAGCGCCGCGCCGATCGCCGCCGGCAGACCGAAGCCCATGGTGCCGAGGCCGCCGGAGGTCAGCCACTGGCGCGGGCGGCTCAGCGGATACGCCTGCGCCACCCACATCTGATGCTGGCCCACGTCGGTGGTGATGATGGCGCTGTCGTCCACGCAGCGTGCGGCGGCCAACACCAAACCATAGTGGCTCAGCGGATCTTGCGCATTCGGCATGTTGAACGGGAACTCGCGCTTCAGGTCGTTCACGGTGCTCAGCCATTCGCTGCGCGGCTGCGTCTCGATCAGCGGCAGCAGCTGCTGCAATACCTGGCCGACGTCGGCATGGATAGCCACGTTGGCCTGCTTCACCTTGCCCAGTTCGGCGCGATCTATGTCCACGTGAATGATGGCGGCGTTGGGGCAGAACTGTTCGGTTTTGCCAATCGCCCGATCGTCGAAGCGCGCACCCAGCACGATCAGCAGATCGGCCTCCTGCAGAATAAAGTTGGTGCTGCGCGCCGCATGCATCCCCAGCATGCCCAGCGACAGCGGATGCTCCACCGGCATCGCGCCCAGCGCCATCAGCGTCATGGTGGTGGGCAGGCCGGCGCGTTCCGCCAGCTCCAGCGCCTGTTGGTGGGCTTCGGCGCA is drawn from Serratia entomophila and contains these coding sequences:
- a CDS encoding DedA family protein, whose product is MEAYLQHLITQSLAFTLMVVMLVAFLESLALVGLLLPGTVMMASIGALIGSGKVDFYYAWAAGILGCLLGDWISYFIGRAFKGPLHRWSFLKKNKAMLDKTEHALHQHSMATILIGRFVGPTRPLVPMVAGMLDLPPYKFALPNIIGCVTWPPVYFFPGILAGVAIDIPASADSAMFKWLLLAAAVLIWLAAWLSWRWWREDKRRADRLSRWLSPGRLRIACVFSWLAALAVGYLLSQQPLMPVYRHLLWKVLSGQ
- the ilvB gene encoding acetolactate synthase large subunit, with the translated sequence MAISGTSQPGTRFTGAQLIVHLLERQGITTVAGIPGGAALPLYDALSQSTRIHHVLARHEQGAGFMAQGMARANGKAAVCIASSGPGATNLVTAIADAKLDSIPLVCITAQVPSSMIGTDAFQEVDTYGISIPITKHNHLVRDIRELPQVICDAFRIAESGRPGPVWIDIPKDVQTAEITLDELPPIAVPDAAPAFEPAQVAQAAAMINQAKRPILYLGGGIICAEAHQQALELAERAGLPTTMTLMALGAMPVEHPLSLGMLGMHAARSTNFILQEADLLIVLGARFDDRAIGKTEQFCPNAAIIHVDIDRAELGKVKQANVAIHADVGQVLQQLLPLIETQPRSEWLSTVNDLKREFPFNMPNAQDPLSHYGLVLAAARCVDDSAIITTDVGQHQMWVAQAYPLSRPRQWLTSGGLGTMGFGLPAAIGAALAEPQRKVLCFSGDGSLMMNIQEMATAVEQDLDVKIILMNNQALGLVHQQQTLFYQQRIFAAAYPKRTDFLKIAAGFGLDTCDLNAAEDPQAALAEAIQRPGPCLIHALIDINEKVFPMVPPGAANIDMIGE
- the ilvN gene encoding acetolactate synthase small subunit, with amino-acid sequence MLQQQDKPQVILELAVRNHPGVMSHVCGLFARRAFNVEGILCMPLKDGQQSRIWLLVADDQRLVQMISQVEKLEDVLQVKRHSEDVRVFEQLEAFFQ